The Melanotaenia boesemani isolate fMelBoe1 chromosome 3, fMelBoe1.pri, whole genome shotgun sequence genome contains the following window.
CTAACAGAACCCTGAGcacaagtatgtatgtgcagtCCCACTCCCCTCACTCACGGATTGTGCGGTGGGACCGTTTCACACTGGTTTATCTCTGGACACTGGAACCAGAACTGACACTGATAAGATACTGACTTGAACAGAAAGGGCCCCAACAAGCAATAAGACTGGTTGAGAAccaggttttcttttatttttcttaaaaaaaatgccagctttattatttttttttatttttatacattttttaaaccaaagGGTTCCattgttgttattgtgttattttgttgAAACAAGCAACCACAACAAACCCCAGATATTGTTGTCTGTCATTATTGAGGTCAAACCACTGGCTCTTAAGGGCTTGGCATCTTCTGATACTGGTCCACTTATCACAGATCGATTGCCTATCACTCTGTTATCATACCATAATAAGGGTTACACTTGTGTTGCAGCTCTTAAAGCAAAACATGCTTTAGAGGAGAAGGGAGCAACAAGAACAGAAAGCTTTGCTTTCTGCCTCCACTCCTAAATTAGCTGACTTTCAAAGTAGTTTTAGGGCATCTCACGCAATGGGTTCCTATGTGGACGAGGAAATGAGAAAAGCAACAACAATTCCGTGTAAGCCTCATGTTACAGCACCAAAACTTTTTCACCAAAGGTAAAATGAGGATCAGTCACTGCTAACAAATAAAACACCTCCAAGAGTGACATTGCCTCAGTTTACAACTGGACTAAAGTGAAAAGTGCAGCATCCCTATCAACAGAACCAAGTGGGCTCAAGATCACATCTGCAACTACCATTGTCAAATGCTCTGTTGGTAAATGGTCAACAGATGGATAACATTTGCACCATCATGTAAAAGCAAAATCAAACCACTCTTCTTCTAAAACAACATCTATGGTCCTCGCCAAAAAGAGAAATTCCTTTGTTTGAAGGTAATCCTCTTCAATACATTTCCTTTGTCAGAGCATTTGAGCAAAGAGTTGATCAAAATGTAAGCAATAGTGATTTTACTATCTGGTACAGTTCACTAGAAGACAACCTGAAATAATCAGATAAATGTAATAatctacatgcacttctgaaatagCACAACAATACAGTGTTTGTCCGTTTTTCAcctggttgacgtgttttccaACGAGTGCACTCTATGCACTGACGGAAATGCTATCACGAGTGTGTGAATGcatgtgtctatgtgtgtgtgctcactgccaTGGACACAAAGAGCAGCAATGACATGCCTTCATGTAAATCAGagaaataacatcagactgtttactcTTTTATAAAAGGACGAAGTGTAAACGAAATAAGGAAACGTGACTTTAAAAGAccaagtcaaatttatttcgAAGTAGATGTGTAGTGGACCATCTCATCAACCGGTGTCCACTGCCTGCCGCGCACCTGGGTCCTAAAGCCGATTATACACCTTCAGTAGCGCCTTTTTAACGTAGACACGTTTATATTATAACACTGGACGTTTTGTGGTGTTAAGGTTAAAGATTAACATCTATACTGTTTTTCTTGGTACATCACCATTTCTAATACATCTGAACGCGTTTTGGGTCTCTTTGACTTCAATTTGGCGTTGCTAGGCAACGGCGGAACAAGCTAAAGATCAACTGTCACTCACTTTACCATCAAAAGCAGATCATCTGGTGTAAACCTTAAGCGATTTGCCACAAATAGACTCATTTCTGGAAAAATATTATGAAAGAAAACTTGTTAAAGATAcatgaaatgctgaaaaaacaACAGCTTGTTATAAAGGTAGAAAATGAAGTTGCATCTGAAGCACTAGTACCAAAATTCAATTTAAACGACTTGTACGGCAGAACTTTTAGAAGATTGCTAAATTTCTCAGATTACTAAAGTGCAAGCCATCCTAAATTCTAGGAGCTAAAAACTGGGATTTGTTTCATTACTTGATCTTGTTACCTTATCAAAGAGAAGTCTGTTTATGCGTACTTTTCATTATTACGACCTCTGTGTTTCATATTTGTGCTAGTGTGAGTTGCTTACTATATGTCTAATTAAACTTCCTTACACTGACATTGGGGGCCTGTATCAGCAGGCCAACAGAGAAAGGGTTCACTGATTTATATTTTGCTCAAGGGATTTGATTACGACTTGTCCGATATTAGAAAAGTAAGAGAAAGTATGCTAGATTCtaagtaaacaaataattattGTGCTGATTCGTGcattttctttgacttttatttaattgcagAAAGTAAAAACTCAAGATATTTCAGGCAAAAcagcaaggcaagtttatttgtatatcacatttcatgttcatgttttacatCAAATATTCAAAACATTACAGCGAGGGTGTAGAAgaaatcaaactttaaaaacaagaaaaagagcttaaaaataaaaagtcatgtttAGCTCTGACTCTAGGAACTGACTCTTTATTTACGTAGTCAGTTCTGCCTTTTGTGATCAGCAGACACTGAAATCAGCTCACAAGATCAAACAAGACTCatcccatattttatttcctaagTTCCCTCAGAACTTCATTCAGCCTGTGCCCCCAGGGATCAGAACACAGAAAGAAGACAGCTTTTGTCCCCAGGGCTGTTTAGCACCTATgctaaacaaacttaaaaaaaaaaaaagaaaatccaaataccACATTTTATATACCATATAAAttattcatgtgtttttaatcttCATGGGAATTGTGATGATTTTATGACAATTgccttttgttttaattcattttattgttttatttacttttatttcatttttttgttattgtttttaaaccgACTGCcatgcacattttttaaattgccCCTTGGGGACAAATGAAGTGGTTTGagataattaaaaacaataataatggtgaaaaatataaattaaaatatctaaatgcttttttttttgctaattagCTCAGTCCTTTGGGAACAGGGTCAGATAAAAATCAGTTACTCTTCcatgaataaaattattaaacgtTTATTATTACATCATAACATCATTCTGCATTATTAGTACCATATTATCATCTTATATTCATCACCATAAACTGGCCCATGTTTGCTGAACCCATCTAAAAGCAGAACGTGGATAATAAAGAACTGAATCTGTTGTGCAAGTGAAGAGctctgaaaacatgtttttcagtctttgtgGAAACACAGATGCTACTTCTGGAGACTCAAAGTCAGTATTCCCACAGTTTCCTAAGTCTGTGCaggaagcaaaaaggaaaattaaaaatattgtaatCAGAGAAAACATCACATTGTTTCTTGGCAAATGAGGTAAATGTGTATCTACACTGGTACTACTAAAACACTCCAAAcgaataaaatgataaaaatcactaaaacagCCTTTCTCTGCAATATTACTTTTTCAGATCACTTCTATGAGACAAATGCTGAAGATTCAATATGATATAAGATTTAGAAACTCACCGTGATCTGAACCAAAGATCTGGGGTTTGTAGAAGCCAAGACATTCTGCCTGTTTCTCAAACTCTTGCAGCTCATCAGCAGTAATGACTGGTCTTCGACCTGTTGAAGAAGTGACACATTCATGATTAAGTCTTTTAATTGAATTTTCACtgtatttacaatttacaaataCTAGCACACtatacttttctttctttcataacaaatataataagatgaagatgaggacacAGCTGAGTCCAACTGTAGCTTCTTCGTTCCTCCACTGTGGATGTGGCTGCTGTCTAAAACTTACATTGAGATATACATGCAGCACCCATTACTGAATAAAAGAGTAAGAAAGGCCATTAGGCCCAATCAGAGGGACAGCTCTTTATTTAGTGAGTCTAGGAGTTtgaatttgtttcttttatttgtaagCTAATAACGGGGCTTCAAATGGGATTCTAATGAATGGACTTCAACAGGATAGGATGCTTCTTCTTGCCTGTATGTTTTGATGAAGAATTGTGCTTGCAAGGTGGACAGAACAGCACATTTCTCTAGGATAACCAAGGGAAGCCCTAGCCCAGGTAGACAACTTACAGACTAGTTTTGTTCACAAGTGTTGAAACTGTATGAATAAAACATACACATTGCATGACAACAAGTGATTTTAAAACCTAATTGCTGGCTTTTCTCGTTGACCTCACCCTGTGCAGAACAGTAAGGTTATTTAGGGCTATGCCAGCTGTATTACTCCACACCCTGACAATAACCAATattttgtttctattattaCATGCTAAAAGACCAGCAGCACataaagttaaaagttaataaGTCATGGACAAGATTTACACACTTATAACCTAAATCACTTTTTGCCACTAATTTTCTTATACTTATGTTGTTCTTACTGAGAATTGCAATGATTCCAGCATCGTTATCTCCCGATATAACAAGGCAGTCTGGACATCCACTCTGAAGCAGCAcacctttttcttccatcttGAGATCTGTTGGAAACATTAGAGGAGTTGTTCCAATGATATAAGGCCATATCATCATGGTTATAAGATGTCATCATAAGGTGttaaacattatatatatatatatcattattTATACTATATTACATTACTTGGTTATCagcaaaaagaaatatttgtcaaattgtaaaaatattgcaaaacaTAAACAACTAGAAGCACCAAGCCACAGGGTAACTTGCCTGAGAAAAACCACAATCTTATTTAGAATCATTGACTCTGGAAACTTACCCTTAGACACCAAGATGAAGCAAATGACTTTAATAGTCTTGATGTTATTGAAGAATTTACATTTTCTCTAATGGCGGCAATCACAGTTAGCTGTTATTTAACATACCATAGTGtcatcatttaattattttttccttattttttatttatttatttatttttgagttaTTTGTTGAGTtaaaagctctaatggcaaaattatccctatctcccttTGGCAAAGGATCCTTGAAAAAATGCCTGGAACCAGACGGTGGTCCAGATCGCCCCAAAATGtgatcacttgttccttatttcatttttaacatttcctgaaaatataATCAAAATCTATCcataacctttttatttatgttgctaacagactaacagacagatagacaaacCAAAGCTGCCATAAACATAACCTCCACCTTTGCAGATATAATTGTAGTGACCTCCAATCATTTTAAAGTGCCCAAAGGGACTGCAGTAGTCATAAAACGTTAAGATGGATCAAATCTAAGCATTTTTGAATAATTATAACACCAACACAGAAGCAGTTTACGTATCAATGAAATTCTGCAGTGTTACAATTTAATACCCAGAGAACAGGATCAACAATGCATACACATTCTTAAAAATTCTTACTTTTTTGGCCATCAGTGTTATACATGGAGTTGACCGCGTAGAACAATTGTAAGGTCTCACTATCACAATAAGTAAACCTGTAGGggaattattaattaaaaaagaaaaagaggagtaTATCAGCATACTGAAAACATAAAGTGACGTCCAAACACATTTTCCCAAAAAATTATAAAGCTTCTAAAATGCACCAGAACCCTAAATCTTTCTaggtttaaacacattttaattgtgtttaaacacaaatagtacaaagaaaattgtttttactgtattcaaCTTGAATGACCAAATTTATTATAAGCTGTCATATATTAATTAAGAGTTGATCAGTTATGATAAAGACAattttggaaaaatgttttgtaCTCTGTGAACATTTTATGTGGACATTCATGTGAATAAATGGACtcatttttagaaatgaaaaaaaaaatatttacgaTTTCAGTGTAACATTGACGTCATAGTAGTGCTGTCTCTCTGTTGCGGTGACGTCCACAAGAAAACTTGGAGCCACTATAGAATTAAATATCGCTTGTAACCAGCAGTAAGTTGTGGACACTCCAATAATGTACCATCTTCCAAGCACCTGGAACAACAAATGAAGGTAATTTTGTCTGTTTCAGTGAGtttgtacatattttaaataagttaaGCATTTCAGAAAAGATCTTGCTCAAatgtttcagtatttttttctggGAAAGCACTTTGAAAACTGCAgtgttatatttaaatgtgGAAAGAGACTTACATCTGAACCTTGGTCTACAGTTTTTGTCAGGTTCTTACACTCCAGTGGCGCAGGTTGGCACACTGAGATGAGACTCagcaaaacagcagcaacacacacagTCTTCATTCTGGTTCAGTGAGTGCTCCTCCTGTCTGTCATGCTTGtcttatatttatattactgACCAATTATTTCTGTTCAATTCACCCACCCCTCTGCACACTAGCTAAATGTTAACCACAAACAGCATCATTTCCAGTAAGCCTTTATATTTACATGAACTCTTATATAACCAATGTTGTTGATACACTGATAAAAATAGTCACCTTGAACTACTTCAAAATGGTTTTGCAACTTTTGGcgtcattttcttttcttttctttttttttttaacttgtcctgtccagcattgtaacaaacagaatgatggaCTGGCTGCTGTGTTATGCAAAATAAATTTGCTCTGTCAAGAAAAGCTTTATGGgtgtaaggctcctcttgataatctcatttttttatttctttatttctataaatatattgttttatcataTTTAGTATTATAAATAGTagtataaatattttgttatataATTTGTGTTATCTTGCTGGACCTGGCCAGAGGcgacagaagaaagaaaagaaagaaaaaatggacagaaatggagagaagtaagaaggaaagtggaaaaaaggaagtagagacaaagatacattggatagaagcaacaacccttcaTTTCAAgttaacaccagacaaccaacagttacacctgtacaaaaacacaacagagaatttctcaCAGCTTTTACAgataaactaagctgacaatcatcaggagttcctaaaaaacataactaagacAACAACAGCAAGATGTAACACAACAACAACCGAAGTaccaaacaaagtaaaaaaataatagctTGTGTATAaatccactggacaactcagtgactgtgtcagcatgcagagtataaGGAGTCAGGATTGAGCAGAGATAAGTGTGATTGTCAAAGTATGACTATGCCTCCacagaggccagaggcagactagggcagcccagagaccctgGAGATAGGCAGCAATCACTAAGACTACCCCGGACCCACCCCAAGagcggcagaggaaggccccagacAGAGCCCCCTGCGGCCACAGGCACTGGGCATCCAGGTCTgccagagcgaagggccccgagccccaagagcccagagggTCCCCCCCTCTAAGACAGAGGGCCCACACCACACCTAGGAGGagcaggcccccccagacagccacccggcacGGGTCAGCACATCCCGGTAACCAGGGCACTATCTACCACTCCTCCCATCTTCCTCCACCCTCACCAACCCCCCATCCTTGCCTCCGCCCACTCCCACGCCCCTCTACTTATTTTAGAATCGTGTTGACGTTTCCTTTgcacaagtttcttttttctttttgttataaactttgttaaacttcAGTCATCCAGACTCTTGATAATCACTTTCTTTACAACAATTTGACATGTCATGAACAGGATTTTGTGAGTGGCCGAGAAGGAACCAGCGACGACGTGTCTGATCAGCCTGATCTCAAAATTTGATCACCGTGTTTGAAGGGGGAGCTGTTACGGTGAGTCAACAGAGATGGATTTGTACCCCAAGGTGCAGACACAGACCAACCAGAAGGCAAAGGAtgtaataaacagaaaaaagggagTTTAATGAAGGTTTGAGCTGAACCAGGAAACAGTCTGTAATCCAAGTTCAGGATCTGATGGCTGCTGTGGGTCTCAGCTGACCAGACAGAACAGGCAGAGCGTGGCGTGGAGCCGGTAGGAGAGTGGTGTGGAGAGTGCAGCTGGAGCTGGAGAGGGGAGAACAGATCCAACCGGGGGAAGACAATCCAGGAGGTTGGAAAGACAAGCAGGGCTGGCAGGATCCGTAGCACCAGGAGTCTAAGCAAAAAATAGATCTTGTTAATTACAAGCAGAATCTCAAGCGGAAGACTAGTGAGGCCACGAAATACCAGATGGGTAACTGGACGATCCGGCGAGGATGGTAGAATGATCCAGTGTTTAAGTACTGCAGGGAAGTGGAGGTGGCTTGATTGGTGGATGAGATCCTGGTGTGGAGATTAGCTCAGATTGCCGCCCTGGAATAATCTGGTAACCCTCCTGGCTAGGTACAGACAtgacacacaaaacagagaGAGCCAAACGCACACACTAGGGCAATCTGGGaaccacacacagggggaaacagacaggaaccctaacGAGACCATTCCTTTGGTTCTCTATAGTCAGTGCCAAAATCAACAAACCGAAACCTAGAAAAAAAGTCTGGTGAGTTGGAGTTGCTTCTATTTTAGTTTGTGAGGGAGAGGTTGAAGGGCTTGGGGGGGTCACTGCTCTGGGCGCAGGTAAAATCGCCAGTGAACAGCGTTACTGCTTGGATTGGTAGCCGCTTGAAGTGGAGCGGCTGTCAGACAGCAGGTAATAACCATAAGGTTGTAAAGGACCTTTTAAAGAAGAGTGTCTAGATATACTGATTATCTGGATTCTGTGAAGTAGTTTGCAGAATAGAAGTGGGACCCCCCCATTTTGGTACAATGGGTAAGACTTCAAGCACCAGCCTCCTCCTAAGAGAGAAATGCATTgttatcagttatttaattaACTGTATGGTGTTGTTGATAAGTCTGCTCAACACAAGATGTATGTACAGATAAAAAACTTTGAGATGAAAGATTTTGCGCACATTTCCATACAGAGTATTTTCACATGACGTCATAACAGTCATCACTATTTATGAATCAACTATAACCTCGGATAGcacatttttgtatttagttTCTGATTATGGTTGACATTTGTGTTGGTAACGGATGTAGGAGTTGTTCCAAAAGCAAAAATTCTTGATGATTCCAGTTATACTGGGGAAGCGGATAGAAGAGCTAAGGAGACAACGATGAATGTTATGGCCTGCTCGCATCAACTGCAAACATTTCCAGCCTTCTACACACTCAAAACTGTGGTACATTTCATTACAGGTACGATAATACCATTTTTTTATGGTTcgttaaaaaaacatacatacataaaaaaacaaagtttgccAGTCAAAATTAACATGACTGAATGGGTAACTACATATAACTCTTAGGATCACATTTCAGTTTAGAATAATTTGTATAAGTACCTGTTTAGTGtcattaaaggcaaaataagcagcattgacacctagtgtttcaaatcagaacagcagtctaaagagaaaaacacagagagcgTCACCCCCTCCTCAGAGAGTTTCGCGCAGGTAGCCAGTGTCGTGCCATTAATTGCATTGTTActtgcaaaatgtctctttcctttaaaagaaggcatactgctatataaataaaatgcagtgaattttggtttacaaacacaacatcaggggtctccaacctgtgactctggagctgcaagtggctctctggaccttccacaatgcctctaaatacgtggctaaaatatttttttaaatcagtcttTCCTGTCTTTAGGTTGGAAGCCaggaacttttattttttattttttttttaactttacataattttccacaaatatctacatcctttaaaagaaagtctgcctatccttttttttttttttttttttttttttttttaaataaaggttttatgttttcctttattttaaaacctaaaaatggaaataaaaatgtggttcttcaaaaataacaaatatcctatggtggctcttcattaaaatagaaatatatatgttaagttgcctttttgaaaagactcttaacatttgcagctctaaaggagttttatttagctggctgagggaaaaatggctctttggattggaaaggctgcagacccctgcactaaacacataaacaaatttagcagcagttttctctttaaacagcaacagacaaaatatttcttcatatatatttataaaatcaaatatttatgccaaagaaggatgaaatgttcaggatttactaactaaaaggtaaaaagtcagcaggatgaatgtaaagctgtgaagctgcttccttctaaacacagaaggaacattTTATGTTTCCCGTCCAAAACATCATAATGTTCTgtcatctgcatgggttttgacaaagagaaacatcaattcttcttcttctttcttaagttccaaaCAGAAAACgtctcattttaataaacccgctctctcctgattatatcagatgcaccgctgcagcagggaaggaagACAGgggccagcaaaaaaaacaaacaaaacaaaacaaaacaaaaaaaacaaaaacacaaataacgcgcaattaaaaaaaattaacagcgttAATGAATCTTGTTAACGCACGaataacgcgttaacgtgcccagaactaataattacataaaatattaattattgataataataacatCAAACCTTGGAGCACCACCACACTAAGACTTGTCTAATGGCAgcgtggacaccattagagtgTTAGATTAattaactgaataaattaattaatttaagctagtcaaatcaatcagtctcaggacgtTAATGATGTGAGATAATTCACAATAACTGCAACCagttaggataaatatgaaatatttattaacagGTCTAATCATGCATAATatcaaaggaaatatttacaaaaaggtttgatttaaaaaaaaaaaaaaaaagacataaatcaAACATTGGGAAATGCAGATATgatgttcaaaccagaatcttattttaAGGTATTCAtaaaatgtggaagaaaaattaaatgtgtgtgtaagaaatggaaacagaagttaattaacctgtggtgttaaactaatgtttaagaaaaactgGGAAGGATTTTTGAatcctaaaaggaaaaatagtGTCATCTGTTTTAAGCTGGACATTTAACTAGGAAGCAAAATTACTTCACTAAGACCACTCTGTCAGACAGCCAACCATTTACTTTAGCAGACCAGCAGAGAATTGATCCTGGCAGGACTCGTCTGGTTCTGTTCGGATCGAGCCGACTTGTCACAGATGGTGGATAGTGAGTTGTTTGCGGTAAATCAGttcaaaaaaggggaaaaactcTGTAAACTGGTTCAGACTTGTGGCACGCCTGATTTAACCAGTTTTAAAAGAAGGATCAGAAAATTCCAAATTCCTCACTTTCCTTTGTAAGCCCTAAAACTCAGGAATTTACGACTTGGTCCGATCTCCACAGGTCAAACAGGTCAGCTCTTCAGCCCCGATTGGGGAGTACACTTCCTGGGTTATGTTCAGGATCTAGCAAGTTTCTGAACTAATGTTCTGTACACCCACAAATCTAATCTCCACTGGGACATTTGGTGGGCCCACTTAGGTTATCTGAGCCCATTGGTTGAACACTTGTGCATTAACCACAATCTTTCAACTTACCAGAACTTAGAGGGGGCTGACCCTGTTCTGTTCAGTTCTGTTAGAGAGATGCTTCAAGAAAATTCCTGTGTGATGTCTCTGGGGCAGAGAAGTCTCTtcagaaatggagagaaaaagagaggcgGAAGAACAAGGTTTTTGCCCTGACACACCAAGGTGCATCAACACTGATTAAGTTTGAGCctgctctctgcttgtctgctAAGAAATGGTTGGTTGTCAACATGCATGAAGGAGAGAGGAAATCTGCCCTGTGCATGTCTTTTGTATTAAACCACATTTTTGtcctttgtttttataactTGTTAAACTCTCTCAGTTTATGGTCTCCTTTTATACTAATTGTGATCACTGGTTAAATCAGACTTTCGTGCTTCAGTGCCAGTTtacaaagttttctttttggctCATTAGAGCCACATTCAACAGCTGGACATTCTGATCTTTTTGGCCATAGTGCAGCAGACAATTTTTACTATTTCACCATCTCTTGACACCAGCATTCGAGCTGCGTCTCGGGACAAGACTGAATAGAACATTCACACCCAAACCTGTGGACCACCATGTGTGACAAAGCTTCGGCCTCCCTCGAAATTGAGTGGGAATGACCACCAACATCCCTCTGACATTATGCAATATTTACACtagtttaataaatatatttacatttaatttaactggTCGTGGCTTGTGATTTTTCCCTTCATGGGGAatcatgttatgggtccctttgAATTTAGAACTCACGTCGTTGGCAGCTTAAGActgattagattagatttgaCTAACTtgaattaatacatttattcaaTTAATCTATTACTTTAGTGGTTTTCCATGCTTccattaaataaagaaagagcTTGGTAGtgctccatgtttttttttctccccaatattaatattaatcattcatattgattattaaaatttttatttt
Protein-coding sequences here:
- the LOC121637323 gene encoding uncharacterized protein LOC121637323 isoform X2 translates to MKTVCVAAVLLSLISVCQPAPLECKNLTKTVDQGSDVLGRWYIIGVSTTYCWLQAIFNSIVAPSFLVDVTATERQHYYDVNVTLKSFTYCDSETLQLFYAVNSMYNTDGQKNLKMEEKGVLLQSGCPDCLVISGDNDAGIIAILSRRPVITADELQEFEKQAECLGFYKPQIFGSDHDLGNCGNTDFESPEVASVFPQRLKNMFSELFTCTTDSVLYYPRSAFRWVQQTWASLW
- the LOC121637323 gene encoding uncharacterized protein LOC121637323 isoform X1, whose translation is MKTVCVAAVLLSLISVCQPAPLECKNLTKTVDQGSDVLGRWYIIGVSTTYCWLQAIFNSIVAPSFLVDVTATERQHYYDVNVTLKSFTYCDSETLQLFYAVNSMYNTDGQKTDLKMEEKGVLLQSGCPDCLVISGDNDAGIIAILSRRPVITADELQEFEKQAECLGFYKPQIFGSDHDLGNCGNTDFESPEVASVFPQRLKNMFSELFTCTTDSVLYYPRSAFRWVQQTWASLW
- the LOC121637323 gene encoding uncharacterized protein LOC121637323 isoform X3, with product MKTVCVAAVLLSLISVCQPAPLECKNLTKTVDQGSDVLGRWYIIGVSTTYCWLQAIFNSIVAPSFLVDVTATERQHYYDVNVTLKSSYCDSETLQLFYAVNSMYNTDGQKTDLKMEEKGVLLQSGCPDCLVISGDNDAGIIAILSRRPVITADELQEFEKQAECLGFYKPQIFGSDHDLGNCGNTDFESPEVASVFPQRLKNMFSELFTCTTDSVLYYPRSAFRWVQQTWASLW